A stretch of Paenibacillus mucilaginosus 3016 DNA encodes these proteins:
- the purS gene encoding phosphoribosylformylglycinamidine synthase subunit PurS, giving the protein MLKATVYVTIKQSVLDVQGTAVQGALHSMGFDEVDKVRIGKYLEVELNTDNRAAAEERLKAMCEKLLANTVIEDYRYELSE; this is encoded by the coding sequence ATGTTAAAAGCGACCGTATATGTGACGATTAAGCAAAGCGTACTGGACGTACAAGGAACGGCGGTGCAGGGCGCGCTGCACTCCATGGGCTTCGACGAAGTGGACAAGGTGCGGATCGGCAAGTACCTGGAAGTGGAACTGAACACGGACAACCGCGCTGCTGCGGAAGAGCGCCTCAAAGCCATGTGCGAGAAGCTGCTCGCGAACACGGTCATCGAAGACTACCGCTACGAGCTGAGCGAATAG
- the purQ gene encoding phosphoribosylformylglycinamidine synthase subunit PurQ, which produces MNFAVLVFPGSNCDIDCYKAVEDTVGQPVDYVWHTETDLSKYDCIIIPGGFSYGDYLRCGAIAQFAPVMKALREAAEQGKYILGICNGFQILLESGLLPGAMLRNESLKFRCHAAMLSVVNTDTPFTKEYKQDELINIPIAHGEGNYYCDEAALAELKANNQIVFRYEAGNNPNGSVDDIAGICSKGGNVLGMMPHPERAVSALLGSEDGKRMFTSILSTWREKHGAAAIG; this is translated from the coding sequence ATGAATTTTGCGGTTCTGGTGTTTCCCGGCTCCAACTGTGATATCGACTGCTACAAAGCGGTGGAAGACACAGTAGGCCAGCCCGTGGACTATGTATGGCATACCGAGACGGATCTCTCCAAATACGACTGTATTATCATACCGGGCGGCTTCTCCTACGGAGACTACCTGCGCTGCGGCGCAATCGCCCAATTTGCACCGGTCATGAAGGCTCTCCGTGAAGCGGCGGAGCAGGGCAAGTACATCCTCGGCATCTGCAACGGCTTCCAGATTCTGCTCGAGTCCGGCCTGCTGCCGGGCGCGATGCTGCGCAACGAGTCGCTGAAGTTCCGCTGTCATGCGGCGATGCTGTCTGTAGTTAACACGGATACCCCGTTCACCAAGGAGTACAAGCAGGACGAGCTCATCAACATCCCGATCGCGCACGGCGAAGGCAACTACTACTGTGACGAGGCGGCCCTGGCCGAGCTCAAAGCGAACAACCAGATCGTGTTCCGTTACGAAGCGGGCAACAACCCGAACGGCTCGGTTGACGATATCGCAGGCATCTGCAGCAAGGGCGGCAATGTCCTCGGCATGATGCCGCATCCGGAACGTGCCGTGTCGGCGCTGCTCGGTTCCGAAGACGGCAAGCGGATGTTTACATCGATTTTAAGCACTTGGAGGGAAAAACATGGCGCAGCAGCTATCGGCTAA
- a CDS encoding phosphoribosylaminoimidazolesuccinocarboxamide synthase yields the protein MKEASTIAISSAQEYIKAPLLYKGKVREIYGLGDHYLIAVSDRISAFDWVLSPAVPDKGNVLNTLSKFWFDQTTEIIDNHVVHTDVDLLGDIITDREIMKDRFMVTKKAERIDIECVVRGYITGGGWRQYQQTGEINGHKLPAGLRKNQRFEQPIFTPAAKNDVGHDEDISIERMKELVGAELTEQLQAKSLQLYNYAHAFCQDRGIILADTKFEFGLIDGEIILIDEIFTPDSSRFWAKDKYELDTEIDSMDKEPVRSYLASTDWDKNSEPAPLPAEVVEETSRRYREIYNRLVLG from the coding sequence ATGAAGGAAGCGTCAACGATCGCAATTTCCAGCGCGCAGGAGTATATCAAGGCGCCGCTGCTCTATAAAGGCAAGGTCCGCGAGATTTACGGGCTTGGAGACCATTACCTCATCGCGGTATCGGACCGGATCTCGGCATTCGACTGGGTGCTGAGCCCGGCTGTGCCGGACAAGGGGAACGTGCTTAACACGCTGAGCAAGTTCTGGTTCGACCAAACGACCGAGATCATCGACAACCATGTGGTGCATACGGACGTGGATCTGCTCGGCGACATCATCACGGACCGGGAGATCATGAAAGACCGGTTCATGGTGACCAAAAAAGCCGAGCGGATCGACATCGAATGCGTGGTGCGCGGCTACATCACGGGCGGCGGCTGGAGACAGTACCAGCAGACGGGCGAGATCAACGGCCACAAGCTGCCTGCAGGCCTGCGCAAGAACCAGCGCTTTGAGCAGCCGATCTTCACGCCGGCGGCGAAGAACGATGTCGGCCACGATGAGGATATCTCCATCGAGCGGATGAAAGAGCTTGTCGGCGCCGAGCTGACCGAGCAGCTGCAGGCGAAGAGCCTTCAGCTGTACAACTACGCTCACGCCTTCTGCCAGGACCGCGGCATTATTCTCGCCGACACCAAATTCGAATTCGGCCTGATCGACGGTGAAATCATACTCATTGACGAAATCTTCACTCCGGATTCATCGAGATTCTGGGCGAAGGACAAGTACGAGCTGGATACCGAGATCGACTCCATGGACAAAGAGCCGGTGCGGAGCTATCTGGCCAGCACGGACTGGGACAAGAACAGCGAGCCTGCTCCGCTTCCTGCAGAAGTCGTGGAAGAGACAAGCCGGCGCTACCGCGAAATTTATAACCGCTTGGTTTTGGGATAA